One window from the genome of Dermacentor silvarum isolate Dsil-2018 chromosome 5, BIME_Dsil_1.4, whole genome shotgun sequence encodes:
- the LOC125945583 gene encoding uncharacterized protein LOC125945583 isoform X3, with the protein MKTFTLIVACLLVAGAHCGAIYTYGVPATYPVVHQPLVQPLVYQTAVRAPVVAHHKELVHVPHHEYGYAVEQSKVVQPKSTVLHHDPLTGLPYQQTDYHHAPVLTGSRSYVHHSRPGYVAERTKTYVL; encoded by the exons ATGAAAACTTTC ACCCTGATCGTCGCCTGCCTCTTGGTGGCCGGAGCCCATTGTGGCGCCATCTACACCTACGGCGTTCCAGCCACGTATCCAGTTGTCCACCAGCCTCTGGTGCAGCCCCTGGTGTACCAGACTGCGGTCAGGGCCCCCGTTGTGGCACATCACAAGGAGCTGGTGCACGTACCACACCACGAGTACGGCTATGCCGTCGAGCAGAGCAAGGTGGTCCAGCCAAAGTCCACCGTCCTCCACCACGATCCACTGACCGG CCTGCCCTACCAGCAGACGGACTACCACCATGCACCAGTGCTGACCGGCTCCCGCAGCTACGTGCACCACAGCCGCCCGGGCTACGTCGCCGAGCGCACCAAGACCTACGTGCTCTGA
- the LOC125945667 gene encoding uncharacterized protein LOC125945667, whose amino-acid sequence MRTFALVVCCLLAAGARAVPIYSIGVPVVQSALHHTVIQPAVRATEHHSTVVEHHPGTAVVSHHPGVVETVHHHQPVAVAHAVVNPARTVVHHVAPAVVHHAEPVVHAVLRPAVVAQQRELVYTPHHEHGYSVVQTKVTQPRSSVVEHHPLTGLPYRQTDYHHAPVVSGSRSSVHHSRPATLVQRTRTFLV is encoded by the exons ATGCGAACTTTC GCTCTCGTCGTGTGCTGCCTGCTCGCGGCCGGTGCCCGGGCCGTTCCCATCTACAGCATCGGCGTTCCCGTGGTGCAGTCGGCGCTGCATCACACCGTCATCCAGCCCGCCGTGCGAGCCACCGAGCACCACAGCACCGTCGTCGAGCACCACCCGGGAACGGCCGTCGTCAGCCACCATCCGGGAGTCGTGGAGACGGTGCACCACCACCAACCTGTGGCCGTAGCCCATGCGGTGGTCAACCCTGCACGCACTGTTGTCCACCACGTGGCGCCGGCCGTGGTCCACCACGCCGAACCCGTGGTGCACGCCGTGTTGCGGCCGGCCGTGGTGGCGCAGCAGAGGGAGCTGGTGTACACGCCGCACCACGAGCACGGCTACAGCGTCGTGCAGACGAAGGTGACCCAGCCCAGGTCCAGCGTGGTCGAGCACCATCCTCTCACCGG GCTTCCGTACCGCCAGACCGACTACCACCACGCCCCCGTGGTGAGCGGTTCCCGGAGCTCCGTGCACCACAGCAGGCCCGCCACCCTTGTGCAGCGAACGAGGACCTTCCTGGTCTAA
- the LOC125945581 gene encoding uncharacterized protein LOC125945581 — MNTFTLFIACLLVAGARSAAVVPYGVPHTVSVVHQPLVHQPLVHQPLVHHPLVHQAVVAAPVVAQHKQLVYVPHHEHGYSVEHNSVVHPKSTVIHHDPLTGLPYQQTDYHHAPVVTGSRSYVHQSRPGYVAEHTKTYLL, encoded by the exons ATGAACACATTC ACCCTGTTCATCGCCTGCCTCCTAGTGGCCGGTGCTCGCAGCGCCGCTGTCGTCCCTTATGGAGTCCCGCATACCGTGTCCGTGGTACACCAACCCTTGGTACACCAGCCGCTGGTACACCAGCCGCTGGTACACCACCCGCTGGTACACCAGGCCGTCGTCGCGGCTCCCGTGGTGGCCCAGCACAAACAGCTTGTGTACGTGCCGCACCATGAGCACGGATACTCTGTCGAACACAACAGTGTGGTACATCCGAAGTCCACTGTCATCCACCACGACCCTCTAACAGG CCTGCCGTACCAGCAGACCGACTACCACCACGCCCCCGTGGTGACCGGCTCCCGGAGCTACGTGCACCAAAGTCGGCCGGGCTACGTCGCTGAGCACACCAAGACCTATCTACTATGA